The Columba livia isolate bColLiv1 breed racing homer chromosome 21, bColLiv1.pat.W.v2, whole genome shotgun sequence genome has a segment encoding these proteins:
- the PERM1 gene encoding PGC-1 and ERR-induced regulator in muscle protein 1 — protein MDNFEYSIQLNDRDWAEFFLASEECALVPAALATAEEQCLSDIEQGDGTPGRDCHSSNGQIAARVGSEPGPGTGSSAPRGVPRDTPLRWPAGRYLSFPELLSGSEDEADLGSVARFLCDSDKPGCPSSAPMPSVQGTQPPCPPAAAGSPGQDAACEAAAPQPASEKGAAGGSHAMEPPSHPAATSVPRQGGDAGGERPHGSPVVAQPPVPGISPAPPASPESSARKSPSVSRSEPRLRGPLRDHPPSPSLEAVPKAPVFPPRDEASGERAGAEPSSPAASPEVVRPKVPGQMRKSRKQRGAAATEAAQGDRETPGTVGQGTVVPAKAPLSSPMSSRKSKGKEKAAKAAPVKMGSEEAAESKRPVPSPGVDGGEPDASASPKQKVKELGAQSPGKTRATKHSKPGQAGGSGIRDNLPVIAASEAAAPSGEACQEMPRKPPHPKSVAAFGGDAAEGAHGEPVSETPRELGPPCFTTGDFARTDTLDVTWPEMYDYLFCESQGEDEGMGSSVEEEITPLEREMSLPELYEYFFNEPEGKRKKAKGKDRKQKKFGSLDHAQLQNKDLDLAPAGDTLVISVPEVYEHFFQDGPGNRAGWRGVFSITPPSEMKKAVGALKTLLQRPMDLVRGQASASPALVRRGSAEKLPLVPLAPRGRDQAQPDVLDMALALRGRPEAPLALTHKDMCLVFCAFASWVVKTSDLRSPDAWKTVFLASFGTLSAIRYFRRQVREGCPRP, from the coding sequence aTGGATAATTTCGAGTACAGCATCCAGCTGAACGACCGGGACTGGGCTGAGTTCTTCTTGGCGTCGGAGGAATGCGCCCTAGTGCCGGCTGCCCTGGCCACGGCCGAGGAGCAGTGCCTCAGTGACATTGAACAAGGGGACGGCACACCGGGGAGGGACTGTCACAGCAGCAACGGGCAGATTGCGGCGAGGGTGGGCAGTGAGCCAGGGCCTGGCACGGGAAGCTCTGCCCCACGTGGGGTGCCCAGAGACACCCCCCTGCGCTGGCCCGCCGGCCGGTACCTCTCCTTCCCGGAGCTCCTCTCGGGCAGCGAGGACGAAGCAGATCTGGGCTCAGTCGCCAGGTTTCTGTGTGACAGCGACAAGCCCGGCTGCCCTTCTTCCGCCCCAATGCCCAGCGTGCAGGGGACGCAgcccccctgtccccccgcAGCCGCTggcagcccagggcaggacgCAGCGTGTGAAGCAGCAGCACCGCAGCCGGCATCGGAAAAAGGAGCAGCTGGCGGCAGTCATGCCATGGAGCCTCCCAGCCACCCAGCTGCAACAAGCGTCCCTCGGCAGGGAGGGGACGCAGGAGGGGAACGGCCCCACGGCAGCCCGGTGGTGGCACAGCCACCAGTGCCGGGCATCTCGCCGGCACCACCTGCCTCCCCGGAGAGCTCAGCGAGGAAAAGTCCCAGCGTTTCCCGCTCGGAGCCCAGGCTACGGGGACCCTTGCGTGACCACCCGCCGAGCCCATCCCTGGAGGCTGTGCCCAAAGCACCCGTCTTTCCGCCGCGGGACGAGGCGAGCGGGGAGAGAGCGGGTGCTGAGCCGAGCTCCCCAGCTGCTTCCCCAGAGGTGGTGAGGCCCAAGGTGCCGGGGCAGATGAGAAAGAGCCGCAAGCAACGTGGAGCTGCTGCCACTGAGGCAGCccagggggacagggagacTCCAGGGACTGTGGGACAAGGGACGGTGGTACCTGCAAAGGCACCTTTAAGCTCACCAATGTCCTCACGAAAgagcaaagggaaggagaaggcagCCAAGGCTGCTCCTGTGAAGATGGGGAGCGAGGAGGCAGCGGAGAGCAAACGGCCGGTGCCCAGCCCTGGTGTGGATGGGGGCGAACCAGATGCGAGTGCTTCTCCGAAGCAGAAGGTGAAGGAGCTGGGGGCACAGTCCCCAGGGAAAACAAGGGCCACCAAGCATTCAAAGCCAGGGCAGGCTGGTGGCTCGGGCATACGTGACAATTTGCCAGTGATCGCTGCCAGCGAAGCTGCAGCTCCTTCGGGAGAGGCGTGCCAGGAGATGCCGAGGAAGCCTCCCCATCCCAAGAGTGTGGCAGCTTTTGGGGGAGAtgctgctgagggagctcatGGGGAACCTGTATCTGAGACCCCCAGAGAGCTGGGACCCCCTTGCTTCACCACCGGGGACTTTGCAAGGACAGACACCCTGGACGTGACTTGGCCAGAGATGTATGACTATTTGTTCTGTGAATCCCAAGGGGAAGATGAAGGAATGGGGAGCTCAGTGGAGGAGGAGATAACACCCTTGGAAAGGGAAATGTCCTTGCCTGAACtgtatgaatattttttcaatgaaccagaaggaaaaaggaaaaaagccaagggtaaagacagaaagcaaaagaagttCGGCAGCTTGGACCATGCTCAGCTGCAAAACAAGGATCTCGACTTGGCTCCAGCTGGAGACACCCTGGTTATCTCTGTTCCTGAGGTGTATGAACACTTCTTTCAGGATGGGCCTGGGAACAGAGCGGGCTGGAGAGGGGTTTTCTCAATCACACCGCCCTCCGAGATGAAAAAAGCCGTGGGGGCTTTGAAGACCCTCCTGCAAAGGCCAATGGATCTCGTCAGAGGCCAAGCCTCAGCCTCCCCGGCTCTGGTGCGGAGAGGATCTGCAGAGAAGCTCCCGCTCGTGCCGCTGGCTCCGCGGGGAAGAGACCAGGCACAACCAGATGTTTTGGACATGGCCCTTGCTCTGAGAG